One genomic segment of Stigmatopora argus isolate UIUO_Sarg chromosome 3, RoL_Sarg_1.0, whole genome shotgun sequence includes these proteins:
- the LOC144071583 gene encoding FYVE, RhoGEF and PH domain-containing protein 6-like yields MMKSAMNKPPLAPKPKLSQLQPASPLIPGKYAPPHQSSGRPYRVKPMLAPKPNPSKLNSKPIASKVLPNKITTTPQMVGCLNAQNGIQNDSKKPNWDYIIPICLCSQKDCRCIRDNHIDKVEKDFKTLPIVKTEVNGKSMSPERKMDNAKRQVILTANAHLPNHNPNCESSHDLDKYVNNNLNTSCTQIKVRPLPFRTVNNKSNVREITWDNTRQGPDEDTNPSEQKQQPATPSKPVPVPVPRRPKNVFLACQEKAEEEMQEITIQEGRKMKELNVSSEGKDKASSSVSATASENRPSSSSAAKPAATPRKMLYHSAPENSPTPAQSMLLNNVEEEDLGLDTNAYDIELSVDKDEEVEVEREGRHNQVAGNKAQTDSSFHSNNPGNHYEAVTLIPKKPLGNNSSMAWMKKTESPDVEEQLKSGIDVKNRKTVEAVMSSPAEKTTTTHERTSTASLDKQKARSFSGADLARSKGRRSSFRKLLDLKLSVMMLHKLKAKGSQTPESNEHDIPHDLQCALAMERKYSCPLVGVEQSVDGGDANYENICYYEEISDYENIYFGGSEGSSVTWQSLYNDDGIYEEPESYLAPDKNTDYDRSSIDDKADDGASDDDFMLPFSDVEAEDDSSVSSKGDHELPEESMMQSGPRMTKIHHIATEIMTSEKVFVDVLKLLHVDFRDAVNKASHQNTKPVIEERLLNQILYYLPQLYELNQDLLQELQNRLAKWDEKKQLADIFLKKGPYLKMYSTYIREFDKNVALLEEQSKKNPLFGAVVKEFEADPRCANLALKHYLLKPIQRIPQYQLLLRDYLKNLSKDSADYKDTQDALAIMKDVVNHANDIMKEGDNFQKLIRVQCSLNGHHEIVQPGRVFLKEGILNKLSRKVMQPRMFFLFNDTLLYTSPVQSGQYKLNNMLSLAGMKVSKPSQEAYQNEFFIESIERSFILSASSASERDEWLEDISTAISNYTKKKITFISGKSYDEFQLSNCADGASLGAKAPIWIPDPRATMCMICTCEFTLTWRRHHCRACGKVVCQSCSSNKQTLEYLKNHLARVCDQCYFILREQKNEEDVSAAALPKATFAFPRKQKRILPAALKEVSASTDNPSMSGYLQRSKGKKKQGKRLWFVIKDKVLYTYAASEDVAALESQPLLGFVLKVDSFQKLQFKLYHKNTLYYNFKADDVQTAQRWIDTFRESSVL; encoded by the exons ATGATGAAGTCTG CCATGAACAAGCCACCTCTGGCCCCTAAACCCAAGTTATCCCAGCTCCAGCCGGCATCTCCTTTGATACCTGGAAAATATGCCCCGCCTCACCAGTCCTCTGGCCGCCCGTACCGGGTGAAACCGATGCTGGCACCAAAACCCAACCCCTCCAAGCTGAACTCCAAACCTATTGCCTCAAAGGTCCTTCCAAATAAAATCACGACAACCCCGCAGATGGTTGGCTGCCTTAACGCCCAAAATGGAATACAGAATGACAGTAAAAAGCCAAACTGGGATTATATTATTCCTATTTGTCTATGTAGCCAAAAAGACTGCCGCTGCATTCGTGACAATCACATTGACAAAGTAGAGAAAGACTTTAAAACTTTGCCCATTGTGAAGACTGAGGTCAATGGAAAGAGCATGTCTCcagaaagaaaaatggacaATGCCAAAAGACAAGTCATACTTACTGCTAATGCCCACCTCCCAAACCATAACCCCAATTGTGAGTCTTCACATGATTTAGACAAGTATGTcaacaataatttaaataccTCCTGTACTCAGATTAAAGTGAGACCACTTCCTTTTAGAACTGTGAACAATAAATCGAACGTGAGGGAAATTACCTGGGATAATACCAGGCAAGGTCCAGATGAAGACACTAATCCTtctgaacaaaaacaacaaccagcAACCCCTAGTAAACCTGTCCCTGTCCCGGTGCCCCGCAGACCCAAAAACGTTTTTCTGGCCTGCCAGGAAAAAGCTGAGGAGGAGATGCAGGAGATCACTATCCAGGAAGGGCGAAAAATGAAAGAGTTGAACGTGTCATCTGAAGGGAAAGACAAAGCATCCTCATCTGTCAGTGCGACTGCTAGTGAAAACAGACCATCGTCGTCATCTGCCGCAAAACCAGCCGCTACGCCCAGGAAAATGCTTTATCATTCTGCACCTGAAAATTCACCAACACCTGCTCAGTCAATGCTCCTAAACAATGTGGAAGAAGAAGACCTGGGTTTGGACACCAACGCCTATGATATTGAGCTATCTGTTGATAAGGACGAGGAGGTGGAAGTAGAAAGGGAAGGAAGGCATAATCAGGTGGCCGGCAATAAAGCCCAGACAGATTCCAGTTTTCACTCCAACAATCCAGGCAATCACTATGAAGCAGTCACGCTAATTCCGAAGAAGCCTCTAGGAAACAACAGCTCAATGGCATGGATGAAGAAGACGGAATCTCCTGATGTCGAAGAACAACTGAAATCAGGAATTGATGTGAAAAATCGGAAGACTGTCGAGGCTGTTATGTCTTCGCCTGCAGAAAAGACAACCACAACACATGAGCGTACATCAACGGCATCTTTGGACAAACAGAAGGCCAGGTCTTTCTCTGGTGCAGATTTGGCCCGATCCAAAGGAAGGAGGAGCTCTTTCAGAAAGCTGCTGGATCTGAAGTTGTCCGTCATGATGCTGCATAAGCTTAAGGCTAAAGGATCCCAGACCCCAGAGTCCAATGAGCATGACATACCCCATGATCTCCAATGTGCTCTCGCAATGGAACGCAAGTATTCTTGCCCTCTGGTTGGAGTGGAACAAAGCGTAGACGGTGGGGACGCAAACTATGAGAACATTTGCTACTATGAAGAGATATCAGACTACGAGAACATCTATTTTGGCGGCTCAGAAGGTTCTAGTGTCACCTGGCAGAGTTTGTACAATGACGATGGGATTTATGAAGAACCAGAGTCATATTTGGCCCCAGATAAAAACACTGACTATGACAG AAGTTCTATCGACGACAAAGCGGACGATGGTGCTTCAGACGATGACTTCATGCTACCTTTTTCAGACGTGGAAGCCGAAGACGACAGCTCCGTCTCAAGTAAAGGAGACCATGAGCTGCCAGAGGAAAGTATG ATGCAAAGTGGCCCTCGAATGACCAAGATCCATCACATTGCTACTGAAATTATGACCTCTGAGAAAGT GTTTGTTGATGTCCTGAAGCTGCTTCATGTT GACTTCCGGGATGCCGTGAACAAAGCGTCTCATCAAAACACCAAACCTGTGATTGAGGAGCGTCTGCTCAACCAGATTCTGTATTACCTTCCGCAACTCTATGAACTCAACCAGGATTTGCTTCAGGAGCTGCAGAATAGACTAGCGAAATG ggaTGAAAAAAAGCAGTTGGCTGATATCTTCTTGAAAAAAGGTCCTTATCTGAAGATGTACTCAACATACATCCGCGAGTTTGACAAGAATGTGGCTCTACTGGAAGAGCAGAGCAAAAAGAATCCACTGTTTGGTGCCGTCGTGAAAGAATTTGAG GCTGATCCACGTTGTGCCAACTTGGCTCTGAAGCATTACCTCCTGAAGCCTATTCAAAGGATTCCTCAGTACCAGCTTCTCCTTAGAG ACTATTTGAAAAACCTGTCCAAAGACTCAGCTGATTACAAGGACACACAAG ACGCTCTTGCTATCATGAAGGACGTCGTTAATCATGCCAATGATATCATGAAGGAAGGG GACAATTTCCAGAAGCTGATTCGGGTTCAGTGCAGTCTAAATGGTCATCATGAAATCGTGCAGCCTGGAAGA GTATTCCTGAAGGAGGGTATCCTCAATAAACTGTCCAGGAAAGTCATGCAGCCCAGGATGTTCTTCCTG TTTAACGACACTTTGCTGTACACCAGTCCTGTTCAGTCGGGCCAGTATAAGTTGAATAACATGCTGTCCTTAGCTGGGATGAAG GTGAGCAAACCAAGTCAAGAGGCCTACCAGAATGAGTTCTTTATTGAGAGCATAGAGCGCTCATTCATTCTGTCTGCAAG TTCAGCTTCGGAGAGAGATGAATGGCTTGAGGACATTTCAACAGCTATAAGTAATTACACCAAGAAAAAGATCACTTTCATATCTGGAAAGAGCTACGATGAG TTTCAACTGAGCAATTGTGCTGATGGCGCCTCTTTGGGTGCCAAAGCCCCCATTTGGATCCCAGACCCACGTGCCACCATGTGCATGATTTGTACATGTGAGTTCACTCTGACGTGGAGGCGACACCACTGTCGGGCCTGTGGCAAG GTTGTGTGCCAGTCATGTTCCTCCAACAAGCAAACCCTTGAGTACCTCAAAAACCATTTAGCGAGAGTGTGTGACCAGTGTTACTTTATACTCCGAGAGCAGAAAA ACGAAGAAGATGTCTCAGCTGCTGCACTTCCCAAAGCCACCTTTGCATTCCCTCGCAAACAAAAGCGGATACTACCAGCTGCTCTCAAAGAG GTGTCCGCCAGCACAGACAACCCCTCCATGAGTGGATATTTGCAGAGGTCAAAGGGCAAGAAGAAGCAGGGAAAGCGCTTGTGGTTTGTGATCAAAGATAAGGTTCTGTACACCTATGCTGCCAGTGAG GATGTCGCCGCTTTGGAGAGTCAACCACTCTTAGGATTTGTCTTAAAAGTTGATTCATTCCAAAAGTTACAGTTCAAGCTCTACCACAAAAATACACTGTACTACAATTTTAAAGCAGATGACGTCCAGACAGCCCAGAG GTGGATTGACACTTTCCGAGAATCATCTGTACTTTAG